AGCTAGCCACTAAAGCCACGCGCACACACACCCCAGTCTACCACCAACACCGTAGCCGTCCTTTAGAATCTCTCTCTTTCCTAGTGTTTCTCAGTTCCGTCCCGTACTGGCAGTCAAGCTCTGAGATCCTGCAAACCGAGATCCCATCGGCTTCCAAGCAGCAGAGACCGAAACCTCAAACCTCACCCACATTACCTTATAGTGTCTCTATCTTTTATCACCGGATCGATTGACTGATTCGTAAGTTAGATTCATGAAATTTCATCTACATCGTATATCACTTCACTGAAAACTGCTCAATTTATTGCATTCTCAAGTTGCTGAAACAGGAATATGTCGGGGGAAGAGAGGTGGTGCGTGGTCACTGGAGGCAGGGGTTTCGCAGCGAGGCATTTGGTGGAAATGCTGATTCGATACGACTTGTTTTTAGTTCGAATTGCTGATTTGGAGCCTGCCATTCAACTAAGCGCGGAGGAGGAGAGCGGAACCATTGGTGAAGCCTTGAAATCTGGCCGCGCTAAGTATGTGTCTACGGATCTCCGCGACAAGGCCCAAGTTCTCAAAGGTTGAATATCTATTCTTAATCTATACACTGCAATTGATTTTGTAATGGAAGAAATTAATTTCGAAACTATTTGCTAAATGGGCATTGTTGTGATATTGTTATCCTTGTTTAGCTATTGAAGGGGCTGAGGTTGTGTTCCACATGGCGGCCCCTAACTCTTCAGTTAATAGCTACCAGCTCCACTATTCGGTCAACGTACAAGGTAAATCGGCATGGGTTTTGATTTTTGAAGAGTTTATTAATAAAtactatatattttttaatttgattctgGATTTGTTGTGTTTCTTGTTGATTGTAATTTGCAGGGACAAAGAATGTTATTGATGCTTGTGTTGAACTAAAAGTGAAGAGGCTTATCTATACTAGCTCAGCTAGCGTGGTTTTTGATGGGATTCATGGAATTTTTAACGGAGATGAATCCTTGCCGTATCCAACTAAGGTATTGATTTGGTCGATGCTGCTATATTTTTAGAGGTATTAACTTAACATGGGACCAATGTAATTTTGAAATGGAGATGAGTCGTTGTATTCTACTGTTTCAGCCCCTTGATTCATATACAGCAACTAAATCTGAAGGTGAGGCTGCAGTAATTAAGGCAAATGGTACTAATGGGCTTCTCACATGTAGCTTACGCCCTAGCAGCATATTTGGCCCTGGAGATAGGTTGTTCGTTCCATCTTTGATTGCTGCAGCAAGGGCTGGGAAATCCAAGGTAATTATGGTTTTGCCACTTTTTAATGCAATTCATATGTCTTGGGATTGTTAGGACAATGTTTCGTATAGATATGAAAACCCAGAATGCTTGTTTCAAAATGATAACCACATAATTCTAAATATTGTTGTTTCAAAATGATAACCACATAATTCTAAATATTGTCACTATTTCTAAACTTCTCCTCTCAAATTGTATTGAGTGTAATATGACAAAATGAAGAACTAAGAATCGGCATACTTTAACCAAAAATGTTCCTCTTATAATTTACATCGGAAGAGTATGTATTAAATGAGCATGTGAAATGGAAATCACTAGGAGTAGAATGAGAATTTGTGAATTTTGCACCAAGAATGGGGTCTTAATCTTATTGAtccttaatttaataaaaaaaggcAAAAAATAGATCCAAATTTTAGGACCTGATGCTTCCCTTAGAGTTGCACCATGCAATAAAGGGAAGTTTTCCTGTTTTCAGCTTATAAATTTGGATGGCTAATAAAGTCCCTTTGGTTGATTTATTTAAGACTGATGCGCAAAGTTCATTCAGAGTTTAGAACAAAAAATTAATCCAAATTTTAGGACCCGATGCTTCCCTTAGAGTTGCACCGTGCAATAAAAGGAAGTTTTCCTGTTTTCAGCTTATAAATTTGGATGGCTAATAAAGTCCCTTTGGTTGATTTATTTAAGACTGATGTGGAAAGTTCATTTAGAGTTTAGACCAAAAAATTAATTTCTGTGCCCATCAGATTATATTCTCTGCTCCTTTGCATCGGCCAGCTGCAATGCACACAGTTGCATCTGCTGATGTGCATTCATGGTATACTTCTTCCATCAAATCCAATGTTTCATTTTttcacttttatttttttattgaacaGTTCATAATCGGTGATGGCAATAACATTTATGATTTCACATATGTCGAAAATGTGGCACATGCACACATATGCGCTGAACGAGCTCTAGCATCAGGAGGGGGGGTTGCAGAGAAAGCTGCTGGGCAGGTACaatcattttcttcttttgtatTTGTCCTTACTAATACTGATTATTATTTTTCTAGAGTTTGTATTTGAAATTGCACTTTTTAGAAAGTAATTGATTCTCAACTAATTTCTTAAAGTAAATTTATGCATTATAGGCCTTATTcaagtaaattaaactaaaatatcAAGTACAAATCTTTACATTTTGAATCCCCTTCCCCTCAAtcctcaccaaaatccaaattgCAAACCATTTACTTGTTGGGCACAAACATAGGTATGCACATGCTGAGACTTCATGGAATTTGAACAAATATCCAAATAGTATTGCTTAAGGAGGAAAAAATCACAGCTCTTCTTTTAGGCATTTGGAGATGCATTATTGATATGGTTTACATGGTAGAAACTCGTTAACTTGAATTACAGATGGCATGGCACAACTAAGTGATGTAGAACAAACAAGGACAAAGAACAAAATAAGGACCAATCCTTGAgaaagagaactaattctcaaaattttattggtcttataaaattattataataaaatttgtcTAATCTAACAACAATAGAAACCCTAAGTCTTATTTATGGAATTAGGAATCCCAATCACATTAGTATTTTAGAATCCTAATTTAACcctaattaggaatactaaattaaatcaaaagaaactaggaaataataaaattcctaaTAATGGAGctaataagaataaaatttctaaataataaaactcttaaatttcctaATTTTACATAAAATATAATTCCTAAATTGTATTAGGAATATCATCTTCCTATTCTGCATTATCCTCCTTTTGTTGGAAAAAACTTGTCCTCAAGTCTTGAAGTGCAAGAGAATTAGAAATTGCAGTAGGAGAACAATAAATTCTTCATTCTTCTATGGTAGCAACAAGCTTGAAATCAAGCAATTTATGCTTTCATTTGCATCTCTAAAAGGATCTGGACAAATAAAATCAAGTTTATTAACAGTTGAAAGGCTCTTCAAATCATTAGAAATAACTTGACTTTATTGAATCTCCATTGAAGTTTCCATGGCTTGAGTGGGCTCATCAGTTTCTTGTTGTAGCCTGTAGAATAGATTCTTCAACG
The sequence above is a segment of the Hevea brasiliensis isolate MT/VB/25A 57/8 chromosome 11, ASM3005281v1, whole genome shotgun sequence genome. Coding sequences within it:
- the LOC110662259 gene encoding 3beta-hydroxysteroid-dehydrogenase/decarboxylase isoform X2, with product MSGEERWCVVTGGRGFAARHLVEMLIRYDLFLVRIADLEPAIQLSAEEESGTIGEALKSGRAKYVSTDLRDKAQVLKAIEGAEVVFHMAAPNSSVNSYQLHYSVNVQGTKNVIDACVELKVKRLIYTSSASVVFDGIHGIFNGDESLPYPTKPLDSYTATKSEGEAAVIKANGTNGLLTCSLRPSSIFGPGDRLFVPSLIAAARAGKSKFIIGDGNNIYDFTYVENVAHAHICAERALASGGGVAEKAAGQAYFITNMEPIKFWEFTSLVVEGLGYERPRIKIPAFAMMPLAHVVEWTYKLLGPYGMKVPQLIPSRIRLLSCSRSFSCSKAKDRLGYAPIISLEEGLKRTLESFTHLRADNQPKRKGPSKAHRCLGGGRVADTLLWKDKRQTLMTLLILIAIYYNFVASQSTIINALSKLLLVVSVFLFVHGNLPERIFGYTIEKIPVSYFHLSEDKSHQVALSVASSWNASVNVLKSLCKGNDWMLFLK